From the genome of Dickeya aquatica, one region includes:
- a CDS encoding MBL fold metallo-hydrolase — MKYQIIPVTDFRQNCTLLWCENTQQAAIVDPGGDAQAIKQAVAQAGVTVTQILLTHGHLDHVGAAVELAEHFAVPIVGPHQADAFWLDGLPAQSRMFGLRDCPPLVPTRWLEEGDTVVIGESVLSVVHCPGHTPGHVVFVDEKARVAQVGDVIFRGGVGRSDFPQGNHQALVDSIRNKLFPLGDDMAFIPGHGPMSTFGEERRSNPFVRDPD, encoded by the coding sequence ATGAAATACCAGATTATTCCCGTCACGGACTTTAGGCAAAACTGCACACTATTATGGTGTGAAAACACGCAACAGGCCGCTATTGTTGATCCCGGCGGCGATGCTCAGGCCATTAAGCAGGCGGTGGCACAGGCTGGGGTCACCGTCACACAAATTTTGCTGACGCATGGTCATTTGGATCATGTCGGGGCGGCGGTTGAACTGGCTGAACACTTTGCCGTGCCGATTGTTGGCCCGCATCAGGCGGATGCGTTTTGGCTCGATGGTCTGCCTGCGCAAAGCCGGATGTTTGGCCTGCGCGACTGCCCGCCGCTGGTGCCAACGCGCTGGCTGGAAGAGGGCGACACGGTGGTGATTGGTGAGTCGGTGCTGTCTGTAGTGCATTGTCCGGGGCACACGCCGGGGCATGTGGTGTTTGTTGATGAAAAAGCGCGAGTGGCCCAGGTCGGTGATGTCATCTTCCGCGGTGGCGTCGGGCGCAGCGATTTTCCACAAGGCAATCATCAGGCACTGGTGGACTCTATTCGCAATAAACTGTTTCCGCTGGGCGACGATATGGCCTTTATTCCAGGCCACGGCCCGATGTCCACCTTTGGTGAAGAGCGCCGCAGTAACCCGTTTGTGCGTGATCCTGACTGA
- a CDS encoding YcbK family protein: MEPIDHHRRKWLALGGAALGIALLPGQSLASLSTARPRILTLNNVNTGERIKVEFFDGRRYNKSELSRLNHFFRDYRANKVKTIDPALFDQLYRLQVMLGTTKPVQLISGYRSYSTNEDLRSSSRGVAKQSYHTQGKAMDFHIEGVQLANIRKAALKMRAGGVGYYPQSNFIHIDTGVVRTW; this comes from the coding sequence ATGGAACCAATTGATCATCATCGACGCAAATGGCTTGCACTCGGCGGCGCGGCGCTGGGTATTGCATTGCTGCCGGGGCAATCGCTGGCTTCTCTGTCTACCGCTCGTCCCCGTATCCTGACGCTCAATAATGTGAATACCGGTGAACGTATCAAAGTCGAATTCTTTGATGGCCGCCGTTATAACAAATCAGAGCTTTCACGTCTGAACCATTTCTTTCGTGATTACCGGGCGAATAAAGTGAAAACCATCGACCCGGCCCTGTTTGATCAGCTATACCGCCTGCAAGTGATGCTTGGAACAACCAAGCCGGTACAGCTGATCTCTGGCTATCGCTCCTACAGCACGAATGAAGACCTGCGTTCAAGCAGTCGGGGCGTGGCGAAACAGAGCTACCATACTCAGGGTAAAGCCATGGACTTTCATATCGAAGGGGTGCAACTGGCGAATATCCGCAAGGCGGCGTTAAAAATGCGCGCCGGCGGGGTGGGATATTACCCGCAGAGTAATTTTATCCATATTGATACCGGGGTTGTTCGCACCTGGTAA
- the ldtD gene encoding L,D-transpeptidase: MLLGKQKTHRLLLGMVSSVWLGGLLTAFSAQSATPATPAQAAVPAAKNHPSSVTAGLPAGISPRYLNELNALYSHQHMQPLWHDNAWVNAFQQQLAELALSGVQPQFTTWVTWLTDPRLTGFSRDVVLSDAMLGYMQFVASVEKNGNSWLYGNVPYTLSVPPASMINQWQQAVVAGNGLAFIASLAPRHSQYAKMHSALKTMLADNRPWPKLALAESLRPGDSSDALPILAEILQRAGLLKPEHAVTVAERYEGELVEAVKRFQHAQGLQDDGVIGKRTRDWLNVSPQQRATLLALNIQRLRLVPDNVNSGIIVNIPNYSLSYYQNGTEILASKVIVGQPKRKTPLMNTSLSNVVMNPPWNVPTTLTRQDIIPKVVQDPSYLQRHGYTVLSDWSDNAQAIDPAMIDWPMVSAGSFPYRLRQAPGQSNSLGRYKFNIPNTDAIYLHDTPNHNLFQKDIRALSSGCVRVNKAAELAALLLQDAGWNSARISSTLDQGNTTYVPVRQRVQVHFYYLTAWVSEEGKPQFRTDIYNYDDTVKSGAMALSKAGLLLQ; encoded by the coding sequence ATGTTGTTAGGTAAACAAAAAACACACAGGCTGCTGCTGGGGATGGTCAGTTCAGTGTGGCTGGGCGGGCTATTGACGGCATTTTCTGCCCAGTCAGCCACGCCTGCTACACCGGCACAGGCGGCTGTACCAGCGGCTAAAAATCATCCCTCTTCTGTCACGGCTGGTTTGCCCGCAGGCATTTCCCCTCGTTACCTCAATGAATTGAATGCGCTGTATTCACATCAGCATATGCAGCCGCTGTGGCATGACAATGCATGGGTTAACGCCTTTCAACAACAACTCGCCGAGCTGGCTTTATCCGGCGTGCAGCCGCAATTCACCACCTGGGTGACGTGGCTGACTGACCCCAGACTGACGGGGTTCTCTCGTGATGTGGTGTTGTCTGATGCGATGCTCGGGTATATGCAATTTGTTGCAAGCGTTGAGAAAAATGGCAATAGCTGGCTTTATGGTAATGTGCCTTATACGCTGTCAGTGCCACCGGCATCGATGATTAACCAATGGCAACAGGCCGTTGTCGCTGGTAATGGGCTGGCGTTTATCGCCTCGCTGGCTCCGCGCCATTCGCAATATGCGAAGATGCACAGCGCATTGAAAACCATGCTGGCAGATAACCGGCCGTGGCCGAAACTGGCGTTGGCTGAGTCTCTGCGACCCGGCGATAGCAGTGATGCATTACCGATATTGGCTGAGATTTTGCAACGAGCCGGGCTGCTCAAGCCGGAGCATGCCGTAACGGTTGCCGAGCGTTATGAGGGCGAGCTGGTTGAAGCGGTAAAACGTTTTCAGCATGCCCAGGGGTTGCAGGATGACGGGGTGATAGGTAAGCGCACGCGCGACTGGCTGAATGTGTCACCTCAGCAGCGGGCCACCTTACTGGCGCTAAATATCCAGCGTTTACGCTTAGTGCCTGACAACGTTAACAGCGGCATTATTGTCAACATTCCTAATTATTCGCTCAGTTACTATCAAAACGGCACTGAGATTCTGGCCTCAAAAGTGATTGTCGGGCAACCGAAGCGCAAAACGCCGCTGATGAACACCTCACTTAGCAATGTGGTGATGAACCCGCCCTGGAATGTGCCAACCACGTTGACGCGTCAGGATATTATTCCCAAAGTGGTACAAGACCCGAGTTACTTGCAGCGCCACGGTTATACCGTACTCTCTGACTGGAGTGACAATGCCCAGGCTATTGATCCGGCAATGATCGACTGGCCGATGGTGTCGGCAGGGAGTTTTCCTTATCGGCTGCGCCAGGCTCCGGGGCAGAGTAACTCTCTGGGGCGTTATAAATTCAATATCCCGAATACGGATGCCATTTACCTGCATGACACGCCGAATCATAACCTGTTCCAGAAGGATATCCGTGCACTGAGCTCAGGCTGTGTGCGGGTTAACAAAGCCGCAGAGCTGGCGGCACTGTTACTACAGGATGCAGGCTGGAATAGTGCGCGTATCTCCTCGACCCTCGATCAGGGCAACACCACCTATGTGCCGGTACGCCAGCGGGTACAGGTTCATTTCTATTATCTGACGGCCTGGGTATCGGAAGAGGGGAAACCGCAGTTCCGCACAGATATTTACAATTATGATGATACGGTGAAAAGCGGGGCGATGGCGTTATCCAAAGCAGGCTTATTATTGCAGTAA
- a CDS encoding protein adenylyltransferase SelO: MPHHLSFNNHYHQQLPGFYTEQTPQPLQGAYLLYHNAPLAQSLGLSDDCFRGDNQKIWTAERLLAQMAPLAQVYSGHQFGVWAGQLGDGRGILLGQQQLADGRTQDWHLKGAGRTPYSRMGDGRAVLRSVVREFLASEALHHLGIPSSRALTIVGSEQMVQREQEETGAMLMRVAESHVRFGHFEHFYYRQEPEKVRQLADYVIARHWPQWQQEPERYFLWFCDVAERTARLIAHWQALGFAHGVMNTDNLSILGITLDYGPYGFMDDYQPGFICNHSDYQGRYAFDNQPAVGLWNLNRLAQSLSALMPVEQLEQALARYQPALMQRFGELMRARLGFGTPQAQDNALLQGLLALMQREQADYTQTFRLLADTERHSRYSPLQDLFVDRPALDSWLDAYRQRLMMEECDDNQRQQQMKQASPRYVLRNYLAQQVIDAVTAGDSRLLARVHQALRQPYDEQPDMADLAALPPAWGKRLVISCSS, translated from the coding sequence ATGCCACATCACCTGTCGTTTAATAACCATTATCACCAGCAGTTGCCGGGGTTTTATACCGAACAGACCCCACAGCCGTTGCAGGGGGCTTATTTGCTCTACCACAATGCACCACTGGCTCAGTCGTTGGGATTATCTGACGATTGTTTTCGCGGTGATAACCAGAAAATCTGGACCGCCGAACGTTTACTTGCGCAGATGGCACCGCTGGCACAGGTTTATAGCGGGCACCAGTTCGGCGTGTGGGCCGGACAGCTCGGCGACGGGCGTGGTATTCTGCTGGGGCAGCAGCAACTGGCTGATGGGCGTACTCAGGACTGGCATCTCAAAGGGGCAGGGCGCACGCCTTACTCCCGCATGGGGGACGGCCGGGCGGTGCTGCGCTCGGTGGTTCGCGAGTTTCTGGCCTCCGAGGCGCTGCATCACCTTGGCATTCCCAGTTCACGGGCGTTAACGATTGTCGGTAGTGAGCAGATGGTACAGCGCGAGCAGGAAGAGACCGGAGCCATGCTAATGCGGGTGGCTGAAAGCCATGTGCGTTTTGGTCACTTCGAGCATTTCTATTATCGTCAGGAGCCGGAAAAGGTCCGCCAGTTGGCGGACTATGTGATTGCCCGGCATTGGCCACAGTGGCAGCAAGAGCCTGAACGCTATTTTTTATGGTTTTGCGATGTAGCAGAGCGCACCGCACGCCTGATTGCACACTGGCAGGCCTTGGGGTTTGCGCATGGGGTCATGAATACCGATAACCTGTCTATTTTGGGGATAACCCTTGATTACGGTCCCTATGGCTTTATGGATGACTATCAGCCGGGATTCATCTGCAACCACTCAGACTATCAAGGGCGTTACGCGTTTGATAATCAACCGGCGGTTGGATTGTGGAACCTGAATCGGCTGGCTCAATCTCTTTCAGCGCTCATGCCTGTTGAGCAATTGGAGCAGGCACTGGCACGTTATCAACCGGCATTGATGCAGCGTTTTGGTGAACTGATGCGCGCCCGGCTGGGGTTTGGTACGCCTCAGGCGCAAGATAATGCGTTACTGCAAGGGCTGCTGGCGTTGATGCAACGTGAGCAGGCCGACTACACCCAGACGTTCCGCTTGCTGGCCGACACCGAACGGCATAGCCGCTATTCTCCACTGCAAGATCTGTTTGTTGACCGCCCTGCGCTTGACAGCTGGCTGGATGCCTATCGCCAGCGCCTGATGATGGAAGAGTGTGATGATAATCAACGTCAACAGCAAATGAAGCAAGCCAGCCCGCGCTATGTGTTACGCAATTATCTGGCCCAGCAGGTGATTGACGCGGTGACGGCAGGCGATAGCCGTTTGCTGGCGAGAGTCCATCAGGCATTGCGTCAGCCGTATGATGAACAACCGGATATGGCTGACCTGGCGGCATTGCCCCCGGCGTGGGGAAAACGGTTGGTGATCTCCTGCTCCAGTTAA
- a CDS encoding EAL domain-containing protein, whose protein sequence is MRIQLGVDYDSEYFFSPVYLLDSRLLAMEMVGRFHSVRGQLSMPQALMLGLLTRQQKLMLLREQLSLLQDNAAWFSQHRVMVLLKLDHTLADFLINDALLAQAFRALSFLQIEVNEHFQDISAGRDNVRLKKLSQSFHLWLDNFGSGHINMKPFYDGMIASVKIEASFINKLLARPASVSIINPMLQVMKKHCPSLLIVAKGIDDMDAFEKIHELNVDAVQGQLWPPLSPDALDNALMPVACYG, encoded by the coding sequence ACAGCGAATATTTCTTCTCGCCTGTCTACCTCCTTGATTCACGATTACTGGCAATGGAGATGGTTGGCCGTTTCCACAGTGTGCGTGGTCAGTTATCCATGCCGCAGGCATTAATGTTGGGGTTACTGACCCGCCAACAAAAGCTCATGTTATTAAGAGAGCAGTTGTCTCTTTTGCAGGATAATGCCGCCTGGTTTAGTCAGCATCGCGTGATGGTGTTGCTAAAGCTTGATCATACATTGGCTGACTTTCTAATTAATGATGCGCTGTTGGCTCAGGCATTTCGTGCTCTGTCTTTTTTACAGATTGAAGTTAATGAGCATTTCCAGGATATTTCCGCAGGGCGTGATAATGTTCGGTTGAAAAAGTTAAGTCAGTCTTTTCATTTGTGGCTGGATAACTTTGGTTCTGGCCATATAAATATGAAGCCTTTTTATGATGGCATGATTGCCAGTGTGAAAATAGAGGCATCATTTATCAATAAGTTATTGGCTCGCCCTGCGTCCGTTTCGATTATCAATCCGATGCTGCAAGTGATGAAAAAGCATTGCCCGTCATTGCTTATTGTGGCGAAGGGCATTGATGATATGGATGCGTTTGAAAAAATACACGAACTTAACGTTGATGCCGTACAGGGGCAATTGTGGCCACCGCTATCGCCGGATGCACTCGACAATGCGCTAATGCCGGTCGCCTGCTACGGCTAA